Proteins from a single region of Parasedimentitalea psychrophila:
- a CDS encoding phage major tail tube protein yields MAIRNILKNFNLFIDGRGFAGELGDYTPPSPSVAAEEYRAGGMDGPIDIDMGMEKMTTSYVLRNYSADVLALWGIVPGKLIQVTARGALESEDGTVTPVVHNMRGKILQPDRGTWSPGQSASITINMTLEAFKETIGGVSVTEIDVINMVRIVGGVDRLAEQRAALGI; encoded by the coding sequence GCTTCGCGGGCGAACTGGGGGACTACACCCCGCCCAGCCCATCAGTTGCAGCCGAGGAATACCGCGCGGGCGGCATGGACGGTCCAATCGATATCGATATGGGTATGGAGAAAATGACCACCAGCTATGTCCTGCGGAATTATTCCGCTGACGTGCTGGCGCTTTGGGGCATCGTCCCCGGCAAGCTGATCCAGGTGACCGCACGCGGCGCGCTGGAAAGCGAGGACGGCACGGTCACGCCGGTTGTTCACAATATGCGCGGCAAGATCCTGCAGCCGGATCGCGGCACCTGGTCACCGGGGCAGTCCGCCTCGATCACCATCAACATGACGCTTGAGGCTTTCAAGGAAACCATCGGCGGCGTCAGCGTGACAGAAATCGACGTTATCAACATGGTTCGCATCGTCGGCGGGGTGGATCGCCTGGCTGAACAGCGCGCGGCACTCGGCATCTAA